A stretch of the Tolypothrix sp. NIES-4075 genome encodes the following:
- a CDS encoding tellurite resistance TerB family protein, with amino-acid sequence MGLFDRMFSAQSQVQEAFSPAEAFAAITLAAIASDGYLSEEETRGITATLSRMKLFRSYPNDVMNRLLDKLLGILQRDGINTLFDTAKESLPPDLREAAFAVTADLILASGIFTEEENSFLNDLYQALGISRDIAIQVVQVMIIKNRG; translated from the coding sequence ATGGGTTTATTCGATAGAATGTTTAGCGCACAAAGTCAAGTCCAAGAAGCATTCAGTCCAGCAGAAGCCTTTGCTGCTATTACTCTAGCGGCGATCGCCTCCGACGGTTATCTTTCTGAAGAAGAAACAAGAGGTATCACGGCTACCCTGTCTCGGATGAAGCTTTTCAGAAGTTATCCCAATGATGTAATGAACAGGCTGTTAGACAAACTCCTGGGAATTCTCCAGCGGGATGGTATCAATACTTTATTTGATACAGCTAAAGAATCTCTGCCCCCCGACTTACGGGAAGCGGCTTTTGCGGTAACGGCGGATTTAATATTAGCGTCGGGTATCTTTACTGAAGAAGAAAATAGTTTTTTAAACGATTTATATCAAGCTTTAGGTATATCAAGGGATATTGCCATACAAGTTGTGCAGGTGATGATAATAAAAAACCGGGGATAA
- a CDS encoding UDP-N-acetylmuramoyl-tripeptide--D-alanyl-D-alanine ligase has protein sequence MSCSATLTQLVEVLSAQPVNLSEAALTQLGSAIQTDTRFLQPGEVFVALRGEKFDGHEFVPMAIAKNAIAAIVDFEYENPGFPVLQVKDTLKAYQQIASWWRDRFQIPVIGVTGSVGKTTTKELIAAVLGTRGRVHKTYGNYNNEIGVPKTLLELSSEHDYAVIEMAMRGKGQIAELTEIARPTIAVITNVGTAHIELLGSTEAIAEAKCELLAQMPSSGVAILNHDNPLLMATAAKVWQGETLTYGLSGGDIHGLLIDNQTVKVGGMELPLPLPGRHNATNFMAALAVAQVVGIDWSCLKAGVVVDMPSGRSQRFALPNDVIILDETYNAAPEAMMAALQLLADTPGKRKIAVLGAMKELGERSHSLHSSVGEMVRKLNLDNLLVLVDGQDAEEYALSAKGIPSECFATHADLLARLKEFVTEGDRLLFKAAHSVGLDRVVNQFRLEFRSERLSAQSKI, from the coding sequence ATGTCCTGTTCTGCCACCTTAACTCAACTAGTTGAAGTTCTTTCTGCCCAGCCTGTAAACTTATCTGAAGCTGCGTTAACACAATTGGGTAGCGCTATTCAAACTGATACCCGTTTTTTACAACCGGGTGAAGTATTTGTGGCTCTACGAGGGGAAAAGTTTGATGGACACGAGTTTGTACCAATGGCGATCGCCAAAAATGCAATCGCGGCGATCGTTGATTTTGAATACGAAAATCCGGGATTTCCTGTCTTGCAGGTAAAAGATACCCTTAAAGCATATCAACAAATCGCTTCTTGGTGGCGCGATCGCTTTCAAATCCCTGTAATTGGGGTAACAGGTTCTGTAGGTAAAACTACCACCAAGGAACTCATCGCCGCTGTTTTAGGAACCCGTGGACGAGTTCACAAAACTTATGGAAATTACAATAATGAAATCGGCGTTCCAAAAACTCTTCTAGAACTAAGTTCAGAACATGATTATGCCGTAATTGAAATGGCGATGCGCGGTAAAGGACAAATTGCCGAACTAACAGAAATTGCCCGTCCGACGATTGCTGTAATTACCAATGTGGGAACGGCACATATTGAGTTACTCGGTTCCACCGAAGCGATCGCTGAAGCAAAATGTGAGTTATTAGCGCAAATGCCGTCATCTGGTGTAGCAATTCTCAATCACGATAATCCCTTATTAATGGCAACAGCGGCGAAAGTTTGGCAAGGCGAAACTTTGACTTATGGCTTGTCTGGGGGCGATATCCACGGGCTTTTAATTGATAACCAGACTGTGAAAGTGGGAGGGATGGAACTTCCTTTACCTTTACCCGGTCGCCACAATGCGACTAATTTTATGGCGGCTTTGGCGGTAGCGCAGGTTGTAGGTATTGATTGGTCGTGCTTGAAAGCGGGTGTTGTCGTTGATATGCCGTCTGGACGATCGCAACGTTTTGCTTTGCCCAATGATGTGATAATATTAGATGAAACATACAATGCTGCACCAGAAGCTATGATGGCAGCGTTGCAATTATTAGCAGATACACCCGGAAAACGGAAAATTGCCGTATTGGGTGCAATGAAAGAATTAGGAGAGCGATCGCACTCCTTACACTCCTCAGTAGGCGAAATGGTGCGAAAGCTGAATTTAGATAATTTGCTGGTGTTGGTTGACGGACAAGATGCGGAAGAATACGCACTAAGCGCTAAAGGTATTCCATCCGAATGCTTTGCAACTCATGCCGATTTGCTTGCTCGATTGAAAGAATTTGTCACAGAAGGCGATCGTTTACTTTTCAAAGCCGCACATTCTGTAGGTTTAGATCGCGTCGTCAATCAGTTTCGTCTTGAATTTCGTAGTGAGCGCTTAAGCGCTCAAAGCAAAATCTAA